From Vanacampus margaritifer isolate UIUO_Vmar chromosome 8, RoL_Vmar_1.0, whole genome shotgun sequence, a single genomic window includes:
- the gm2a gene encoding ganglioside GM2 activator, with translation MRNIVIFAVTLSMLAVGVFTDRQHNWKRINKVKVSGFAWKNCGKPDAAAVLKTLSVSPDPISIPGELTASASGSTSVELLAPLSVNVTLEMEVAGFWVKIPCMDRLGSCHYADACDILNQLIPPGQDCPEPLHTYGLPCHCPFKPGSYALPESDFFLPFMDVPSWLTNGEYRLQGVMGGGGEELGCLKVALALHSE, from the exons ATGAGGAACATTGTGATCTTTGCTGTCACGCTGAGCATGTTGGCAGTTGGAGTTTTTACCGACAGGCAGCACAACTGGAAGAGAATCAACAAAGTAAAG GTTTCGGGTTTTGCATGGAAGAACTGCGGTAAGCCGGACGCGGCGGCGGTGCTGAAGACCCTCAGCGTGTCTCCGGACCCCATCAGCATCCCCGGAGAGCTGACCGCGTCCGCGTCGGGATCCACGTCCGTCGAGCTCCTTGCGCCTCTGAGC GTGAACGTAACTCTGGAGATGGAGGTGGCAGGTTTTTGGGTGAAGATTCCGTGCATGGACCGGCTGGGGAGTTGTCACTATGCCGACGCCTGCGACATTTTGAACCAGCTGATCCCACCTGGACAAGACTGCCCCGAACCGCTACACACCTACGGGCTGCCCTGTCACTGCCCCTTTAAGCCT gGCTCATACGCATTGCCTGAGTCAGACTTCTTCCTGCCCTTCATGGACGTTCCGTCGTGGCTCACTAACGGAGAGTATCGTCTTCAGGGGGTGATGGGGGGCGGCGGCGAGGAGCTGGGCTGCCTCAAGGTGGCGCTGGCACTCCACTCGGAATAA